The nucleotide sequence TCGTCCGCGACGGCGCCGGTTGGCCGTTCTACGCCCGCCCCCGCCCCGGCGCCACCGCGCCGCCCACGCTGGCCGACGTGACCGCCGTCCGCGCCCGGCAGCGCGAACTGGGCCTGCCCGAGGCGTTCGAGTGGGTGCACGAGATCACCCCGGACCTGCTGGCGGTGGCCCGCTCGGCCGGGCTGAGCGTGCTGGAGGCGCCGCTCATGGTGCTGGAGCCGGACCACCTGCCCGACCCGGCGACCCTCAGCGACGTACCCGTGCGGGTGCTCGACCCCGGCGACCCCGGCTTCGCGGCGGACGTGGCGCTGCGGCGGGCCGTGGCCGCGGTCGGCTTCTCGCACGGCGGAACCGCGCGCGGCGAGGCGGGCCCGGCCGAGCGGGACGCCGCCGTCTCCCGGCTGGACGTGGCCGCGCTGGAGGAGGAGGCGGTCCGCATCGCCGACGGCCGGCGCATCTCGGTGCTCGCCGAGACCCCCGCCGAGGGTGCGCTGGCCAGCGGCATGGCCATGCGGGTCGACGACGTGGCGGAGATCGCCGGCGTCGCCACGCTCCCGGCCGCCCGCCG is from Micromonospora terminaliae and encodes:
- a CDS encoding GNAT family N-acetyltransferase; translated protein: MDVVRADVLDRLERFYDAVPRDVARTEEHGGLALFVRDGAGWPFYARPRPGATAPPTLADVTAVRARQRELGLPEAFEWVHEITPDLLAVARSAGLSVLEAPLMVLEPDHLPDPATLSDVPVRVLDPGDPGFAADVALRRAVAAVGFSHGGTARGEAGPAERDAAVSRLDVAALEEEAVRIADGRRISVLAETPAEGALASGMAMRVDDVAEIAGVATLPAARRRGLGAAVTATLAHRLRAAGTDLVFLSAGSEEIARVYLRVGFRRVGTACIAEPTAVIG